A single genomic interval of Caballeronia sp. NK8 harbors:
- a CDS encoding DUF2126 domain-containing protein, producing MSIRVALNHVTHYRYDRLVGLSPQVVRLRPAPHCRTPIVSYSMRVEPEDHFINWQQDAFANYQARLVFPEKTRELKVTIDLVAEMAVYNPFDFFLEPSAEKFPFAYAPELLHDLAPYMVKREPTPRFAAFVESIDRTPLATMDFLVGLNQRLAQEIRYLIRMEPGVQTPEETLESAAGSCRDSGWLLVETLRHLGLAARFVSGYLLQLAPDTKSLDGPSGTEVDFTDLHAWCEVFLPGAGWIGFDPTSGLLAGEGHIPVACTPEPDSAAPVSGAVDKCEVEFEHTMSIQRVLETPRVTKPYSEEDWSAVLRMGEQVDAQLVAADVRLTMGGEPTYVAVRDRDAPEWNTDALGPTKRAYAVSLMDKLRAQYGTGGFLHIGQGKWYPGEQLPRWALSLLWRADGEPCWHDPALFADERQPASYTADDAARFISHLAGKLSLDSKYIQPGYEDTWYYLWRERRLPVNVDPFDSRLSDELERARLRRVFDAGLSSVTGYALPIAREEGHGPDSGRWVSGPWFFRDERMYLVPGDSPMGYRVPLDSLPWVSEGDYPWQHAHDPFAPSAPLRTATELRMQYADLDVESRMQNADTGGTQRGATGTAAARERRPERGESAGWIARIALCVEARDPARAAGPEAEADAREKHGTGNKLIHVFMPPLTELDDYLDLLSAVEATAADLQIPVIVEGYPPPRDPRLKVLQVTPDPGVIEVNIHPAANWNDLVEHTEFLYGAAHESYLSPEKFMLDGRHTGTGGGNHFVLGGATPADSPFLRRPDLLASLIAYWHNHPSLSMLFSGLFTGPTSQAPRVDEARNDQIYELEIAFGELQRQLDLLGGRGNATVPPWLIDRILRNILIDVTGNTHRAEFCIDKLYSPDGPTGRLGLLELRGFEMPPHARMSLVQQLLLRALVARFWETPYTARLTRWGTELHDRFMLGTFVQMDFDDVLAELREAGFAFERSWFAPHFEFRFPLVGAYDTNGIALTVRHALEPWHVMGEEGAIGGTVRFVDSSVERLEVRALGLNGNRHVVTVNGRALPLQPTGRVSEYVAGVRFRAWSQAASLHPTIDAHAPLTFDIVDTWTGRAIGGCQYHVAHPGGRNYQTFPVNAYEAESRRRSRFFATGHTPGAMEVESRERSIEFPFTLDLRYR from the coding sequence GTGTCCATTCGTGTCGCGTTGAACCATGTCACGCATTATCGCTATGACCGGCTCGTCGGTCTTTCGCCGCAAGTCGTGCGCTTGCGGCCCGCGCCGCATTGCCGCACGCCGATCGTGTCGTATTCGATGCGCGTCGAACCCGAGGATCACTTCATCAACTGGCAGCAGGACGCGTTCGCGAACTATCAGGCGCGCCTCGTGTTTCCCGAGAAAACGCGCGAACTCAAGGTGACGATAGATCTCGTCGCCGAGATGGCCGTGTATAACCCGTTCGATTTTTTTCTCGAACCTTCCGCCGAGAAATTTCCATTTGCGTATGCGCCCGAGTTGCTGCACGACCTCGCGCCATACATGGTCAAGCGCGAACCGACACCGCGTTTTGCTGCATTCGTCGAAAGTATCGACAGGACGCCGCTTGCCACGATGGATTTCCTCGTCGGACTCAATCAGCGGCTGGCGCAAGAGATCCGCTATCTGATCCGCATGGAGCCGGGCGTGCAAACGCCGGAGGAGACGCTCGAAAGCGCGGCGGGATCGTGCCGCGACTCGGGCTGGCTGCTCGTCGAAACGTTGCGTCATCTCGGTCTCGCCGCGCGCTTCGTGTCCGGCTATCTGCTGCAACTCGCGCCGGATACCAAATCGCTCGATGGCCCGAGCGGCACCGAGGTGGACTTTACCGATCTGCACGCGTGGTGCGAGGTGTTTCTGCCGGGCGCGGGCTGGATCGGCTTCGATCCGACGTCGGGCCTGCTCGCGGGCGAGGGACACATACCCGTCGCATGCACGCCTGAGCCGGACAGCGCGGCGCCGGTCTCCGGCGCGGTCGACAAGTGCGAAGTCGAATTCGAGCACACGATGTCGATCCAGCGCGTGCTCGAAACACCGCGCGTCACGAAGCCCTACAGCGAGGAAGACTGGAGCGCGGTGCTGCGCATGGGCGAGCAGGTGGATGCGCAACTGGTCGCAGCGGACGTGCGCCTCACGATGGGCGGCGAGCCGACCTATGTGGCGGTGCGCGATCGCGACGCGCCCGAATGGAACACCGACGCGCTCGGCCCGACCAAGCGCGCATACGCCGTATCGCTGATGGACAAGCTGCGCGCGCAATACGGCACGGGCGGCTTTCTGCATATCGGGCAGGGCAAGTGGTATCCGGGCGAGCAGTTGCCGCGCTGGGCGTTGTCGCTCTTGTGGCGCGCAGACGGCGAGCCGTGCTGGCACGATCCGGCGCTTTTCGCGGACGAGCGCCAGCCAGCGTCGTATACCGCCGATGACGCCGCGCGCTTCATCAGCCATCTCGCGGGCAAGCTGTCTCTGGATTCAAAATACATTCAACCGGGATACGAGGACACCTGGTACTACCTGTGGCGCGAGCGCCGCTTGCCGGTGAACGTCGATCCGTTCGATTCGCGCCTCAGTGACGAACTGGAACGCGCCCGTCTGCGCCGCGTGTTCGATGCGGGCCTGTCGTCCGTGACCGGCTACGCGCTGCCGATCGCGCGCGAAGAAGGCCACGGCCCGGACTCCGGCCGCTGGGTGAGCGGGCCGTGGTTCTTCCGCGACGAGCGCATGTACCTGGTTCCGGGCGATTCGCCGATGGGCTACCGGGTGCCGCTCGATTCGCTGCCGTGGGTGTCGGAGGGCGATTACCCCTGGCAGCACGCGCACGATCCGTTCGCGCCGTCCGCGCCGTTGCGCACCGCGACTGAATTACGCATGCAATATGCGGATCTGGATGTTGAATCACGCATGCAAAACGCCGATACGGGCGGAACGCAGCGCGGCGCCACGGGAACGGCGGCAGCGCGGGAGCGTAGACCCGAGCGTGGCGAGTCGGCCGGCTGGATCGCGCGTATCGCGCTGTGCGTGGAAGCGCGCGACCCCGCGCGCGCGGCCGGTCCCGAAGCGGAAGCCGACGCCCGCGAGAAACACGGCACCGGCAACAAGCTCATCCACGTGTTCATGCCGCCGCTCACCGAACTCGATGACTATCTCGATCTGCTGAGCGCCGTCGAAGCGACCGCCGCCGATCTGCAGATTCCGGTGATCGTCGAAGGCTATCCGCCGCCGCGCGATCCGCGTCTCAAGGTGCTGCAAGTCACGCCCGACCCCGGCGTGATCGAAGTGAATATCCATCCGGCGGCGAACTGGAACGATCTCGTCGAGCACACGGAGTTTCTCTATGGCGCGGCCCACGAGTCCTATCTGAGCCCGGAGAAGTTCATGCTCGATGGCCGTCACACCGGCACGGGCGGCGGCAATCATTTCGTGCTCGGCGGCGCGACGCCTGCGGACAGCCCGTTCCTGCGACGCCCCGATCTGCTCGCGAGCCTGATCGCGTACTGGCATAACCATCCGTCGTTGTCGATGCTGTTCTCGGGACTCTTCACTGGTCCGACGAGCCAGGCCCCGCGTGTCGACGAGGCGCGCAATGATCAGATCTACGAGCTGGAGATCGCGTTTGGCGAATTGCAGCGTCAACTCGATCTGCTGGGCGGGCGCGGCAATGCGACCGTGCCGCCGTGGCTCATCGACCGCATTCTGCGCAACATCCTGATCGATGTGACCGGCAACACGCATCGCGCGGAGTTCTGTATCGACAAGCTGTACTCGCCCGATGGCCCCACGGGCCGCCTGGGTCTGCTCGAACTGCGCGGCTTCGAAATGCCGCCGCATGCGCGCATGAGTCTCGTGCAACAGTTGCTGCTGCGGGCGCTCGTCGCGCGATTCTGGGAGACGCCCTATACCGCGCGCCTCACGCGCTGGGGCACGGAACTGCATGACCGCTTCATGCTCGGCACCTTCGTGCAGATGGATTTCGACGACGTGCTCGCCGAGTTGCGCGAGGCAGGCTTCGCGTTCGAACGAAGCTGGTTCGCACCGCACTTCGAATTCCGCTTTCCGCTCGTCGGCGCTTACGATACGAATGGCATTGCGCTCACCGTGCGCCACGCGCTGGAGCCGTGGCATGTGATGGGCGAAGAGGGCGCGATCGGCGGCACGGTGCGTTTCGTCGATTCGTCCGTCGAACGGCTCGAAGTGCGCGCGCTCGGACTGAACGGCAATCGTCATGTGGTGACGGTGAACGGCCGGGCCTTGCCGTTGCAGCCGACCGGGCGCGTGAGCGAATACGTCGCGGGCGTGCGCTTTCGCGCGTGGTCGCAGGCGGCGTCGCTGCATCCGACCATCGACGCTCATGCGCCCCTTACGTTCGATATCGTCGATACATGGACGGGGCGCGCGATCGGCGGATGCCAGTATCACGTCGCGCATCCGGGCGGGCGCAACTATCAGACCTTCCCGGTCAACGCCTATGAAGCGGAAAGCCGTCGACGCTCGCGCTTCTTCGCGACGGGTCACACGCCCGGCGCGATGGAGGTCGAAAGCCGCGAACGCAGCATCGAATTTCCGTTCACGCTCGACCTGCGCTATCGTTGA